A section of the Anabaena cylindrica PCC 7122 genome encodes:
- the rpsS gene encoding 30S ribosomal protein S19 — MGRSLKKGPFVADHLLSKIEKLNAKNEKQVIKTWSRASTILPMMVGHTIAVHNGRQHVPVFVNEQMVGHKLGEFSPTRTYRGHGKSDKKSGR; from the coding sequence ATGGGTCGTTCTCTAAAAAAAGGTCCTTTCGTTGCGGATCACTTACTCAGCAAAATTGAAAAGCTGAACGCTAAAAACGAAAAGCAAGTCATTAAAACTTGGTCGAGAGCATCGACAATTTTGCCCATGATGGTAGGTCATACCATAGCTGTTCATAACGGTAGGCAGCACGTTCCCGTATTTGTCAATGAGCAAATGGTAGGCCACAAATTGGGAGAATTTTCCCCCACACGTACCTACAGGGGTCATGGGAAAAGTGACAAAAAATCGGGGAGATAG
- the rpmC gene encoding 50S ribosomal protein L29, with protein sequence MPLPKISEARELSDEKLAEEVLSTKRQLFQLRLQKATRQLEKPHQFRHARHRLAQLLTVEGERKRAISQSSQQEK encoded by the coding sequence ATGCCTCTTCCCAAAATTTCAGAAGCTAGAGAATTAAGTGACGAGAAACTGGCTGAGGAAGTTCTCTCTACTAAAAGACAACTATTTCAGTTGCGCTTGCAAAAAGCTACTAGACAACTAGAAAAACCTCACCAGTTCAGACACGCCCGCCATCGCCTAGCCCAACTGCTGACAGTAGAGGGAGAACGCAAACGGGCCATAAGTCAATCGTCCCAGCAAGAAAAGTAA
- a CDS encoding PEP-CTERM sorting domain-containing protein (PEP-CTERM proteins occur, often in large numbers, in the proteomes of bacteria that also encode an exosortase, a predicted intramembrane cysteine proteinase. The presence of a PEP-CTERM domain at a protein's C-terminus predicts cleavage within the sorting domain, followed by covalent anchoring to some some component of the (usually Gram-negative) cell surface. Many PEP-CTERM proteins exhibit an unusual sequence composition that includes large numbers of potential glycosylation sites. Expression of one such protein has been shown restore the ability of a bacterium to form floc, a type of biofilm.), which translates to MKLHRIMRSLAVGITATLATIATLSASAQAAILTGNVLLSDLLAGNSYQLGDKLFDNFRGFSTFNLGGAGGPESNEILVFGEIVDHAYNLIFQSPLWNVTPGQAIDTTFQYDVTVLDPDQWIDKVDLELLSYGVIGDAFITIVDRVDLLDPGSGSVNLLAISVSPLDSVIKDVLPFQKKISVTKDIALVGNNGFASISLINQSVHQTKVPESSTLLGLFVLGGIGLTVTKKRLKTTVISVG; encoded by the coding sequence ATGAAGTTACACAGAATAATGAGATCCTTGGCAGTGGGAATAACTGCAACTCTGGCTACTATTGCTACGCTTTCAGCTTCTGCTCAAGCTGCAATTCTCACTGGCAACGTTCTACTGAGCGATTTACTGGCGGGGAATTCTTATCAGCTTGGTGACAAGCTTTTTGATAATTTTCGGGGATTTTCCACTTTTAACCTAGGTGGTGCTGGTGGACCGGAGAGCAACGAAATTCTCGTATTTGGAGAAATAGTCGATCACGCTTATAACCTGATTTTTCAAAGCCCACTTTGGAATGTTACGCCAGGACAGGCAATTGACACAACTTTTCAGTATGATGTTACAGTTCTTGATCCTGATCAATGGATTGACAAGGTTGATTTAGAACTTCTCTCCTATGGGGTGATAGGTGATGCTTTCATTACCATTGTTGATCGGGTTGATCTACTTGACCCTGGTAGTGGGTCAGTGAATTTACTGGCTATATCAGTTTCACCGCTTGATTCAGTAATTAAAGATGTATTGCCCTTTCAAAAGAAAATCTCAGTTACTAAAGATATTGCTCTAGTGGGCAATAATGGCTTTGCAAGTATCTCGTTGATAAATCAATCAGTCCATCAAACAAAAGTTCCCGAATCGAGTACGCTGTTGGGGCTTTTTGTTCTTGGTGGCATAGGCTTGACAGTAACAAAGAAAAGGTTAAAAACAACAGTTATTAGTGTCGGCTAA
- the rplB gene encoding 50S ribosomal protein L2 translates to MGTRSYRPYTPSTRQVIVSDFAEITKTEPEKSLTESVHRPKGRNNQGRITSRRRGGGHKQLYRIIDFKRDKRDIPATVTAIEYDPNRNARIALLLYEDGEKRYILHPNGLKVGTTIIAGADAPFEDGNALPLFKIPLGTSVHNVEMTPGKGGQIVRAAGAEAQVVAKEGNYVTLKLPSGEVRLIRRDCYATIGKVGNTDARNLSAGKAGRNRWKGRRPKVRGSVMNPVDHPHGGGEGRAPIGRAGPVTPWGKPTLGAKTRKRKKASSKLIVRRRRKSSKRGRGGRQS, encoded by the coding sequence ATGGGTACTCGTTCTTATCGCCCTTATACCCCTAGTACTCGCCAAGTTATAGTTTCTGACTTCGCGGAAATTACTAAAACTGAGCCAGAAAAATCATTAACTGAATCAGTACACCGTCCCAAAGGTCGGAATAATCAAGGGCGGATAACCAGCCGTCGTCGGGGAGGCGGCCACAAACAACTTTATCGGATTATTGACTTTAAGCGAGATAAACGGGATATTCCCGCTACAGTTACAGCAATTGAATACGATCCTAACCGGAATGCGCGCATAGCCCTGTTGCTATATGAAGATGGCGAAAAGCGTTATATTCTGCATCCCAATGGATTAAAAGTTGGCACAACAATTATTGCTGGTGCTGATGCTCCCTTTGAAGATGGTAATGCTTTACCTCTATTCAAGATTCCCTTGGGTACTAGTGTTCACAACGTTGAAATGACCCCAGGTAAAGGCGGTCAAATCGTTCGTGCTGCTGGTGCAGAAGCGCAAGTTGTAGCAAAAGAAGGTAATTATGTAACTCTCAAGTTACCTTCTGGTGAAGTTCGCCTCATTCGTCGTGACTGCTACGCCACCATTGGTAAAGTAGGCAACACTGATGCAAGAAACCTGAGTGCTGGTAAAGCAGGACGTAATCGTTGGAAGGGTCGCCGTCCAAAGGTTAGAGGTAGTGTCATGAACCCGGTTGACCACCCACATGGTGGTGGTGAAGGTAGAGCGCCCATTGGTAGAGCCGGTCCTGTAACACCTTGGGGTAAACCTACTCTAGGTGCAAAGACACGGAAACGCAAAAAAGCAAGTAGCAAGCTAATTGTGCGTCGCCGTCGGAAATCTTCTAAACGCGGTCGTGGTGGTCGCCAGTCTTAG
- the rplP gene encoding 50S ribosomal protein L16 produces the protein MLSPRRTKFRKQQRGRMEGLATRGSTLNFGDFALQAQEPAWITSRQIEASRRAMTRYIRRGGKIWIRIFPDKPVTMRPAETRMGSGKGNPEFWVAVVKPGRILFEIAGVTEEIAREAMRLAAYKLPIKTKFIIRSQPQEQE, from the coding sequence ATGTTAAGTCCTAGAAGAACTAAATTCCGCAAACAACAACGCGGACGAATGGAGGGTCTAGCTACCCGTGGTAGTACTCTCAACTTTGGGGATTTCGCCCTCCAGGCTCAAGAACCTGCTTGGATAACCTCTCGGCAAATTGAAGCTTCTCGTCGAGCAATGACTCGCTATATCCGCCGGGGTGGCAAAATCTGGATTCGGATTTTTCCAGATAAACCTGTCACCATGCGTCCTGCTGAAACCCGGATGGGTTCTGGTAAAGGTAACCCAGAGTTTTGGGTAGCCGTAGTCAAGCCAGGACGGATTTTATTTGAAATCGCTGGTGTTACCGAAGAAATAGCCCGTGAAGCTATGCGATTAGCCGCCTATAAGTTGCCAATCAAGACTAAGTTTATTATTCGCTCTCAACCACAGGAGCAGGAGTAG
- the rplV gene encoding 50S ribosomal protein L22 — protein MATDTTEVKAIARFIRISPFKVRRVLDQIRGRSYREALIILEFMPYRACEPVLKVLRSAAANAEHNEGLDRAELVITQAYADQGPVLKRFQPRAQGRAYQIRKPTCHITVAVGAGTTGK, from the coding sequence ATGGCAACTGATACTACAGAAGTTAAAGCGATCGCCCGGTTTATACGCATTTCTCCCTTTAAAGTGCGTCGTGTACTCGATCAAATTCGGGGGCGTTCATATCGGGAAGCCCTGATTATCCTAGAATTCATGCCCTATCGAGCTTGCGAACCAGTATTAAAGGTGCTAAGAAGTGCCGCCGCAAATGCTGAACATAACGAAGGTTTAGATCGGGCAGAACTAGTAATCACTCAGGCATACGCCGATCAAGGACCAGTTCTAAAACGGTTCCAACCCAGAGCGCAGGGTCGAGCTTACCAAATTCGCAAACCAACGTGTCATATAACTGTCGCTGTTGGTGCTGGTACCACAGGCAAATAA
- a CDS encoding NAD(P)H-quinone oxidoreductase subunit N, with amino-acid sequence MALITTGNGLMRDLEKFGALGVYVPLEGGYEGRYRRRLRAAGYMNLHITARGLGDVAAYLTRVHGVRPPHLGKKSTGSGAAVGEVYYLPPIISYQLEQLPPKSKGLLLWIIEGHILSNQEVEYLANLPKLEPRVKVVIERGGDRYFRWTPLEKTLLAS; translated from the coding sequence ATGGCACTAATTACCACTGGCAACGGTTTAATGCGCGATTTGGAGAAATTCGGCGCTTTGGGTGTGTATGTTCCTTTGGAAGGGGGCTATGAAGGTCGGTATCGCCGTCGATTGCGGGCAGCTGGCTATATGAACCTTCACATTACGGCGAGGGGACTAGGGGACGTTGCGGCTTATTTAACGAGAGTTCATGGAGTTAGACCTCCCCATCTGGGTAAAAAAAGTACTGGTAGCGGTGCGGCGGTGGGTGAAGTTTATTATTTACCGCCGATAATTAGCTATCAGCTAGAACAACTTCCACCTAAATCCAAGGGTCTATTGCTGTGGATTATTGAGGGACATATCCTGTCTAATCAGGAAGTGGAGTATTTAGCTAATTTGCCTAAGTTGGAACCACGGGTTAAGGTGGTGATTGAACGGGGTGGCGATCGCTATTTTCGTTGGACACCTCTGGAAAAAACTCTGTTAGCTAGTTAG
- the rplC gene encoding 50S ribosomal protein L3, translating to MSVGILGTKLGMTQIFDDAGRAIPVTVIQAGPCTVTQVKTKQTDGYAAIQVGYGEVKPKALNRPLLGHLAKSSAPALRHLNEYRTDASGDYALGQELKADIFSEGQIVDVIGTSIGRGFAGNQKRNNFGRGPMSHGSKNHRAPGSIGAGTTPGRVYPGKRMAGRLGGTRVTIRKLTVVRVDAERNLILIKGAIPGKPGALVNVVPTNKVGNK from the coding sequence GTGTCTGTAGGTATTCTCGGCACCAAGCTGGGCATGACCCAAATATTTGACGATGCAGGGAGAGCAATTCCTGTCACCGTCATTCAAGCCGGTCCATGCACTGTCACGCAAGTTAAAACAAAACAGACCGACGGTTACGCTGCCATTCAAGTTGGTTATGGCGAAGTGAAACCCAAGGCGTTAAATAGACCGCTGCTAGGCCACCTAGCTAAATCATCCGCCCCAGCATTGCGGCACTTGAACGAGTATCGCACTGATGCCTCCGGTGATTATGCTTTAGGTCAAGAACTTAAAGCAGATATTTTTAGTGAAGGTCAAATTGTAGATGTGATCGGTACAAGTATCGGTCGCGGTTTTGCAGGCAACCAGAAGCGTAATAACTTTGGTCGTGGTCCCATGTCCCATGGTTCCAAAAACCACAGAGCGCCTGGTTCCATCGGTGCTGGTACAACCCCTGGTCGTGTTTATCCCGGTAAACGGATGGCAGGGCGTTTAGGCGGCACTCGTGTCACAATTCGCAAACTAACAGTCGTGCGAGTAGATGCAGAACGCAACTTAATTCTCATCAAAGGTGCTATTCCTGGTAAACCAGGAGCCTTAGTGAATGTTGTACCTACAAATAAAGTTGGTAATAAATAG
- a CDS encoding 50S ribosomal protein L23, translated as MPNLDPRYLADLVRRPILTEKATIMMEQNKYTFEVTPKSSKPEIKAAIEDLFQVKVVKVNTALPPRKQRRVGKFIGYRPQYKRAVVTIASGDVEKIRQVLFPEV; from the coding sequence GTGCCTAACCTTGACCCCCGTTACCTTGCCGACTTAGTACGTCGTCCAATTCTCACCGAAAAGGCGACGATCATGATGGAGCAAAACAAATACACTTTTGAAGTAACTCCAAAATCGAGCAAGCCAGAAATTAAAGCGGCAATTGAAGACTTATTTCAAGTCAAGGTTGTTAAAGTTAACACTGCATTGCCACCACGCAAACAGCGCCGCGTTGGTAAATTTATCGGTTACAGACCTCAATACAAAAGAGCTGTTGTCACCATTGCATCTGGGGATGTAGAGAAGATTAGACAAGTTCTATTCCCAGAAGTTTAA
- a CDS encoding cation:proton antiporter, with protein MHTVILVLVEVLIVIGMSRLVGLAFRSIKQPLVIGEIVAGIMLGPSLFGLIAPHAAATLFPAETIPFLNVLSQIGLIFFMFLIGLELNPKYLRGNLKAAVLISNISVIVPFALAAILSLLLYPLVANGSVSFAAFALFLGAAMSITAFPVLARIITENNLQQTRLGTLALTCAAVDDVTAWCILAIAIAVARNGSIQQKAILTICASLVYIVFMFTIGRWFLKRLVTHYQHAGKLSQFVLALIYMGVLASALITEFIGIHLIFGAFLLGAVMPKNAELVRELAIKTEDFVLIFLLPVFFAYSGIRTQIGLINRPELWLLCGLILVVAIVGKYSGTYIAARLSGINKREASALGWLMNTRGLTELIVLNIGLELGVISPLLFTMLVVMALVTTFMTSPLLEWTYPKRLIKLDVVEPKPEQRIETEVIESIESFVTPYRILVPVANPTTQKGLVQLAVALALNYRQPAVINPLSLIELEENYGFESTPTEANRLIAERRYQLEELIDTLEPSIIRSYIHPIVRISSNVARETAQIAQIEQPDLILVGWHRPAFSNNRLGGRVGQILTSAPVDVAVFVDRGSDRLESLLVPYSANIHDDLALILALRLLINCDTCILQILQVLTGNQTQDELSYELDSMIEQLPASVSDRIEIKTVASPEPMQAVVAASENVDLTIAGTSRAWGIEKQTLGRYTDELAIKCRSSLLITRRYSQVTSHLSSLIPEINTKEVIRN; from the coding sequence ATGCACACAGTTATTCTAGTCCTGGTTGAGGTGCTAATTGTGATTGGAATGTCACGGTTAGTAGGATTAGCATTTCGATCAATTAAGCAACCATTGGTAATTGGTGAGATTGTGGCCGGAATTATGCTCGGCCCATCTTTATTCGGTTTAATTGCTCCCCATGCAGCAGCTACCCTGTTTCCAGCAGAAACCATTCCTTTTCTGAATGTTTTATCTCAGATAGGACTGATATTTTTTATGTTTTTGATTGGTTTAGAGCTAAATCCAAAATATCTCAGGGGTAACTTAAAAGCTGCTGTTCTGATTTCTAATATCAGCGTTATTGTTCCTTTTGCTCTCGCAGCGATTTTATCTTTGCTGCTTTATCCTTTAGTAGCCAACGGATCTGTCTCATTTGCTGCGTTTGCTTTATTTTTAGGGGCAGCTATGTCGATTACAGCTTTTCCTGTATTGGCACGAATTATTACTGAAAACAATTTACAGCAAACACGTTTGGGGACATTAGCCTTAACTTGTGCCGCAGTTGATGATGTGACAGCCTGGTGTATTTTGGCAATAGCGATCGCAGTTGCTCGTAATGGTAGCATCCAGCAAAAAGCTATCCTGACTATTTGTGCCAGCTTAGTCTATATAGTTTTCATGTTCACAATTGGGCGTTGGTTTCTTAAGCGTTTAGTTACTCATTACCAACACGCTGGTAAATTAAGCCAATTTGTTCTAGCTTTAATTTATATGGGAGTTCTTGCTTCTGCTCTCATTACTGAATTTATCGGTATTCACCTAATTTTTGGGGCATTTTTATTAGGAGCAGTAATGCCCAAAAATGCAGAATTAGTCAGAGAATTAGCAATTAAAACTGAAGATTTTGTCTTAATATTTCTGCTGCCAGTATTTTTTGCATATAGCGGTATAAGGACACAAATAGGTTTAATCAACCGTCCTGAATTGTGGCTATTATGCGGATTAATTTTAGTAGTAGCAATTGTAGGTAAATATAGTGGTACTTATATAGCTGCTCGCCTCAGTGGCATTAACAAACGGGAAGCATCAGCCCTCGGTTGGTTAATGAATACTCGCGGTTTAACAGAATTAATTGTTTTGAATATTGGTTTAGAGTTGGGTGTAATTTCGCCATTGCTATTTACCATGCTGGTAGTGATGGCTTTGGTAACAACATTTATGACATCCCCATTACTAGAATGGACATATCCAAAACGCTTAATCAAATTAGACGTAGTAGAACCAAAACCAGAACAGCGAATAGAGACAGAGGTGATAGAAAGTATTGAATCTTTTGTTACCCCATACCGGATTTTAGTACCTGTAGCTAACCCTACAACTCAAAAAGGTTTGGTACAGTTAGCAGTAGCGTTGGCTCTCAATTATCGACAGCCTGCGGTTATTAATCCTCTTAGTCTAATTGAGTTAGAAGAAAACTATGGTTTTGAGAGTACCCCAACTGAAGCTAACCGATTAATTGCCGAACGTCGCTATCAATTAGAAGAATTAATTGATACTTTAGAACCATCAATTATTAGATCATATATACATCCCATTGTTCGCATATCCAGCAACGTTGCTAGAGAAACAGCACAAATAGCCCAAATCGAACAACCTGATTTAATTCTTGTCGGATGGCATCGTCCAGCTTTTAGTAATAATCGTTTAGGTGGTAGAGTGGGGCAAATTTTGACTAGCGCACCAGTAGATGTAGCTGTATTCGTAGATCGAGGAAGCGATCGCTTAGAAAGTTTACTAGTTCCCTACTCCGCAAATATCCATGATGATTTAGCCCTCATACTAGCCCTCAGACTGCTAATTAACTGTGATACTTGCATATTGCAGATTTTACAAGTTTTAACCGGCAATCAAACCCAAGATGAATTGAGTTATGAACTGGACTCGATGATTGAACAATTGCCAGCTAGTGTAAGCGATCGCATAGAAATAAAAACCGTTGCCTCTCCAGAACCAATGCAAGCTGTAGTTGCAGCATCAGAAAATGTTGATTTAACCATTGCTGGTACTAGTCGCGCTTGGGGAATTGAAAAACAAACTCTAGGACGATACACAGACGAACTAGCAATAAAATGTCGTTCTTCACTACTCATTACCCGTCGCTACAGTCAAGTTACCTCTCATCTCAGTTCCCTGATACCAGAAATTAACACCAAAGAAGTAATTCGTAATTAA
- a CDS encoding AMIN domain-containing protein, translating into MKNQLRTTPHLFRISLFGLSAAIILNTSIGLAAPLAKLNKWQLNPKTQQLEITLSSAAIPEYFYLPQPPRLVVDLPNTQLGNVDTQKNYTGGKIQKIRVSQFSPNIARIVIDLEPGSFVDANQVKLQSNSPINPTRWVLSPTISYNSTSSQSPFPLSPTNQLSPPSLNTLPPASTNLPLNQQPFVIVPPPNSQQSNLIILPANSSENNNIITIPNSLPNIPHPENYLDQVTNIPIIEFGQPLPTQK; encoded by the coding sequence ATGAAAAATCAACTTCGAACTACACCACACCTTTTCCGAATTAGCTTATTTGGCCTATCTGCTGCAATTATCCTCAATACTAGCATTGGCCTCGCTGCACCACTCGCCAAACTCAATAAATGGCAATTGAACCCCAAAACACAGCAACTAGAAATCACACTTTCCTCAGCCGCAATACCTGAGTATTTCTATCTTCCTCAACCCCCGCGTTTAGTAGTAGATTTGCCTAATACCCAATTAGGCAATGTTGACACCCAAAAAAACTATACTGGTGGAAAAATTCAAAAAATTCGCGTTTCCCAATTCAGCCCTAATATCGCCCGCATAGTCATAGATTTAGAACCTGGAAGTTTTGTCGATGCCAACCAGGTAAAACTTCAGTCTAATTCCCCAATAAACCCCACTCGCTGGGTATTAAGCCCCACTATCTCCTATAATAGCACTTCTTCACAGTCACCCTTTCCACTTTCCCCAACTAATCAGCTATCCCCTCCCTCTTTGAACACTCTCCCACCAGCATCTACCAACTTACCCCTCAACCAGCAACCTTTTGTAATTGTACCGCCCCCCAATTCTCAACAATCCAATTTAATTATTCTCCCAGCTAATTCTTCCGAGAATAACAACATCATTACAATCCCTAATTCTTTACCCAATATTCCTCATCCAGAAAACTATTTAGATCAAGTTACCAATATTCCCATAATTGAATTTGGTCAACCGCTTCCTACACAAAAATAA
- the rplD gene encoding 50S ribosomal protein L4, producing the protein MVESVVKNWQGEQVGETTFDLRVAKAETAAHIVHRALVRQMTNSRQGTASTKTRSEVRGGGRKPWRQKGTGRARAGSIRSPLWRGGGVIFGPKPRDFNLKLNRKERRLALRTAFVSRAEDLIVVEEFSNELQRPKTKELVAALARWGALPEQKSLLILSEIAENVLLSARNIENLKLIAADQLNVYDLLHADKIILTSAALAKIQEVYSA; encoded by the coding sequence ATGGTTGAGAGTGTAGTAAAAAATTGGCAAGGAGAGCAAGTTGGGGAAACAACCTTTGACTTGCGAGTTGCCAAAGCAGAAACAGCGGCTCATATAGTACACCGCGCATTGGTCAGACAAATGACCAATTCTCGCCAAGGAACTGCCAGCACCAAAACTCGTTCTGAAGTCAGAGGTGGCGGTCGCAAACCTTGGAGACAGAAAGGCACAGGTCGCGCTCGTGCAGGTTCTATTCGTTCACCCCTATGGCGTGGTGGTGGTGTAATCTTTGGACCTAAACCCAGAGATTTCAACCTGAAGCTGAACCGGAAAGAACGGCGTTTGGCACTGCGGACTGCCTTCGTAAGTCGCGCCGAAGATTTGATAGTTGTAGAAGAATTTAGCAACGAACTACAACGCCCCAAAACCAAAGAATTGGTAGCAGCATTAGCTCGTTGGGGAGCATTACCAGAACAAAAGTCACTGTTAATTTTGTCTGAGATCGCAGAAAACGTACTTTTGTCAGCCCGCAATATAGAGAATTTAAAGCTAATTGCTGCTGACCAACTAAATGTTTACGATTTACTGCACGCTGACAAAATTATCTTAACGTCAGCAGCTTTAGCAAAAATCCAGGAGGTCTACAGTGCCTAA
- the rpsQ gene encoding 30S ribosomal protein S17, which translates to MAVKERVGLVVSDKMQKTVVVAVENRAPHPKYGKIVVRTQRYKVHDEDNHCKVGDRVRIQETRPLSKTKRWQVTEVLNTKATT; encoded by the coding sequence ATGGCAGTCAAAGAACGAGTTGGCTTGGTAGTGAGCGATAAAATGCAAAAAACTGTCGTAGTAGCGGTAGAAAACCGCGCTCCTCACCCCAAGTACGGCAAAATCGTAGTTAGAACCCAGCGCTATAAGGTTCACGATGAAGATAATCATTGTAAAGTGGGCGATCGCGTTCGCATTCAGGAAACTAGACCCCTGAGTAAAACCAAGCGCTGGCAGGTCACAGAAGTCCTCAATACCAAAGCTACAACTTAA
- the rplN gene encoding 50S ribosomal protein L14, giving the protein MIQPQTYLNVADNSGAKKLMCIRVLGAGNRRYGGVGDKIIAVVKESTPNMAVKKSDVVEAVIVRTRKAINRDSGMCIRFDDNAAVIINKDGNPRGTRVFGPVARELRDKNFTKIVSLAPEVL; this is encoded by the coding sequence GTGATTCAACCCCAGACTTATCTGAATGTCGCAGATAATAGCGGTGCCAAAAAACTAATGTGCATCCGCGTATTAGGTGCAGGTAATCGCCGTTACGGTGGCGTGGGCGATAAAATTATCGCTGTTGTTAAAGAGTCAACACCCAACATGGCTGTCAAAAAGTCTGATGTTGTGGAAGCTGTAATTGTGCGTACTCGTAAAGCTATAAATCGTGACAGCGGTATGTGTATTCGTTTTGACGACAACGCTGCTGTAATCATCAACAAAGATGGTAATCCCAGAGGTACACGGGTTTTTGGCCCAGTAGCACGGGAATTACGCGACAAAAACTTTACCAAAATCGTTTCTTTGGCTCCGGAGGTGCTGTAA
- a CDS encoding DUF3172 domain-containing protein, which translates to MRRKSTGRSTTTSKTSPIQSPLFNFTTIAILGGVLILGIGIGIAFSSTSTLSPSNVASREFIDTKAPNPEICVQYGASAMVMDARLFVTLNPFNVYVAQPNIRPGCVIRQNNWAILENKKLVSSDQVRECKNRLNTFGFTGNLDSEKPDIRCIYQNESAQNFFLSQPGAVGQPQDTERF; encoded by the coding sequence ATGAGACGTAAATCTACTGGTAGATCAACTACTACTTCTAAAACCTCTCCGATCCAATCCCCTTTATTTAACTTCACTACTATTGCAATTTTGGGAGGGGTGTTGATTTTGGGAATTGGGATTGGGATTGCTTTTAGTTCTACAAGCACGTTGAGTCCATCTAACGTGGCTTCTCGTGAGTTTATTGATACTAAAGCACCAAACCCTGAAATTTGCGTGCAGTATGGAGCTAGTGCAATGGTGATGGATGCCAGACTATTTGTAACTCTTAACCCGTTTAATGTCTATGTAGCCCAGCCTAACATACGTCCTGGATGCGTTATCCGCCAAAATAACTGGGCAATTTTAGAAAATAAAAAACTCGTATCATCAGATCAGGTAAGGGAATGTAAAAATCGCCTGAATACTTTCGGCTTTACAGGTAACTTAGACAGTGAAAAGCCTGATATTAGGTGTATATACCAAAATGAATCTGCTCAAAATTTCTTCTTATCTCAACCAGGGGCAGTTGGTCAGCCTCAGGATACGGAAAGATTTTAG
- the rpsC gene encoding 30S ribosomal protein S3 produces the protein MGQKIHPVGFRLGITQEHQSRWFAVPDRYPELLQEDHKLRKYIEQKLGRYAQNNAGISEVRIERKADQIDLEVRTARPGVVVGRGGQGIESLRTGLQDLLGSNRQIRINVVEVQRVDADAYLIAEYIAQQLERRVSFRRVVRQAIQRAQRAGVQGIKVQVGGRLNGAEIARTEWTREGRVPLHTLRADIDYSYCTAQTIYGILGIKVWVFKGEIIPGQEETPSAPTTREPRRRQQQRRRQQFEDRSNEG, from the coding sequence GTGGGACAGAAAATTCATCCAGTCGGTTTTCGCCTGGGTATTACTCAAGAACATCAATCCCGGTGGTTTGCCGTTCCTGACCGTTATCCAGAACTATTACAAGAAGACCACAAACTTCGGAAATACATAGAACAAAAACTGGGTAGATACGCTCAAAACAATGCCGGCATTTCCGAAGTACGCATTGAGCGCAAAGCTGATCAAATCGACCTAGAGGTACGGACAGCCAGACCAGGTGTGGTAGTAGGACGGGGTGGACAAGGTATTGAATCACTGCGTACCGGACTCCAAGACCTATTGGGCAGCAACCGTCAAATTCGCATTAACGTAGTTGAAGTTCAACGAGTTGATGCCGATGCCTACTTGATAGCCGAATATATCGCTCAACAATTAGAACGCCGTGTTTCCTTCCGTCGGGTAGTTCGCCAAGCTATCCAACGCGCTCAAAGAGCAGGTGTTCAAGGAATTAAAGTTCAAGTCGGTGGTCGTCTCAACGGTGCAGAAATTGCCCGGACAGAGTGGACACGTGAAGGTAGAGTACCTCTACATACACTACGGGCTGACATTGACTATTCTTACTGCACAGCACAAACGATTTACGGCATTTTAGGGATCAAAGTTTGGGTATTTAAGGGAGAAATTATTCCTGGACAGGAAGAAACCCCATCTGCACCCACAACACGCGAACCTCGTCGCCGTCAACAACAACGTCGTCGCCAGCAATTTGAAGACAGATCAAACGAAGGATAG